A single region of the Eleginops maclovinus isolate JMC-PN-2008 ecotype Puerto Natales chromosome 16, JC_Emac_rtc_rv5, whole genome shotgun sequence genome encodes:
- the LOC134878279 gene encoding C1q-related factor: MLVLVLVVLIPVLVSSVGTDASHYEMLGTCRMVCDPYLNKGTPASSTTSTGLQAEAEALSDNSNVLPPSTLLQGPQGKPGRPGKPGPPGPPGEPGPPGPAGPPGDRGDQGRTGILGLGGNGAISTATYSTVPRVAFYAGLKNPHEGYEILKFDDVVTNLGNNYDGISGKFICSIPGTYFFIYHVLMRGGDGTSMWADLCKNGQVRASAIAQDADQNYDYASNSVILHLDAGDEVYIKLDGGKAHGGNNNKYSTFNGFILYAD, from the exons ATGCTGGTCCTGGTGCTGGTGGTCCTCATCCCCGTGCTCGTCAGCTCTGTGGGTACAGATGCCAGCCACTATGAGATGCTGGGCACCTGTCGTATGGTGTGCGACCCCTACCTAAACAAGGGGACGCCGGCAAGCAGCACCACCTCCACCGGTCTCCAGGCTGAGGCAGAGGCGCTGAGCGACAACAGCAACGTGCTTCCACCCTCCACCTTACTGCAGGGCCCACAGGGGAAGCCTGGCAGGCCGGGCAAGCCAGGACCACCCGGGCCACCGGGAGAACCGGGGCCACCTGGACCTGCGGGGCCTCCTGGTGACAGAGGGGATCAGGGAAGGACTGGGATTTTGGGTCTGGGAGGGAACGGAGCTATCAGCACGGCCACCTATAGCACGGTGCCTCGGGTGGCCTTCTATGCAGGGCTAAAGAACCCCCACGAAGGCTACGAGATCCTCAAGTTTGACGATGTGGTCACCAACCTGGGCAACAACTATGATGGCATTTCTGGCAAATTCATCTGCAGCATACCGGGCACATATTTCTTTATCTACCATGTGCTGATGAGAGGAGGGGATGGCACTAGCATGTGGGCAGACCTCTGCAAGAATGGCCAG GTCCGTGCCAGCGCCATTGCCCAAGACGCAGACCAGAACTATGACTACGCCTCCAACAGCGTCATCCTCCATCTGGACGCAGGGGATGAGGTGTACATCAAACTGGACGGAGGCAAAGCCCATGGAGGGAACAACAACAAGTACAGCACCTTCAATGGCTTCATCCTCTACGCAGACtga